One segment of Anatilimnocola aggregata DNA contains the following:
- a CDS encoding FecR family protein gives MTEQDKLRESFPRIAAGDATAADMERLEQAMERDPRSLRDFIEYMNLDSALEDWAAGAIDVRPLAITSGSRRISRRLAFAAVFAAAMLLGWVISRSSNPGIVEVSSASELAKPTQATLVAVEQCRWSEQKYYEGQRVPAGSLRLLAGNAIIRLDGGTLIVLRGDCDLQLRRDGGVNLRRGEIGVRSADDATGFVVHTPRATVVDQGTEFALRVDALGGTEVHVVEGSVRLEREGATEKRTEVVVTQQAVRIDQESALAKAIPYDGEPVAALLQRIRRQKTEKAVLVDESFDYPIGMHKPDLLNRGHGWRGPWQLPLQQDGTPSYPGTQRFMQITGNSDGNRVWETPAGKSFRARSLAEPINLAADGVLYIGLTIHAEKQTEAAGPFDKQGRSVRLSFRSDPSTMDAGMISFGTNNTKRPIIETSAGRSFVGRTKVSTATSMRLIGKVLTRTQGEDELSLIFLDEQENYEIEPPIWDVTTRGVQLAARLQVVFLSSHGPAARGLDDLRIGTTWWSVSQEGSSP, from the coding sequence ATGACGGAACAGGATAAACTACGCGAGAGCTTTCCGAGGATTGCAGCGGGTGATGCCACGGCCGCGGATATGGAACGTCTCGAGCAGGCGATGGAGCGCGATCCACGGTCGCTGCGCGACTTCATCGAGTACATGAATCTTGATTCGGCACTCGAGGATTGGGCGGCAGGTGCCATTGATGTGAGGCCTTTGGCGATTACATCGGGGTCGAGGCGAATTAGCCGTCGGCTGGCCTTTGCGGCGGTCTTTGCGGCAGCAATGTTGTTGGGATGGGTAATTTCAAGATCATCCAATCCCGGCATAGTCGAAGTCAGTTCTGCATCCGAGCTGGCTAAACCGACGCAGGCCACGCTGGTTGCCGTGGAACAATGTCGCTGGAGCGAACAGAAATACTATGAGGGGCAGAGAGTACCTGCTGGAAGCCTCCGGTTGCTCGCCGGCAACGCGATTATCCGCTTAGACGGCGGTACGCTAATTGTTTTACGTGGCGATTGCGATTTGCAGCTTCGTCGTGACGGTGGAGTCAATTTGCGTCGAGGAGAGATTGGCGTCCGGTCCGCCGACGACGCGACGGGATTTGTGGTTCATACTCCGCGTGCCACAGTGGTCGACCAGGGTACCGAGTTCGCGCTACGTGTCGACGCGCTGGGTGGAACGGAGGTTCATGTCGTTGAGGGCTCCGTACGCCTGGAGCGGGAGGGAGCGACCGAAAAGCGAACTGAGGTAGTTGTCACGCAGCAAGCAGTGCGTATCGATCAGGAATCAGCGCTGGCAAAAGCGATTCCCTACGATGGCGAGCCAGTGGCTGCGTTACTGCAGCGGATTCGACGGCAAAAAACAGAAAAAGCGGTGTTGGTCGACGAGTCCTTTGACTATCCAATCGGCATGCACAAACCAGATCTCCTGAACCGCGGACACGGTTGGCGGGGCCCATGGCAGCTGCCGCTCCAGCAAGATGGTACACCCAGTTACCCAGGGACACAGCGTTTCATGCAGATCACCGGGAATTCTGACGGCAACCGCGTTTGGGAAACTCCCGCGGGTAAAAGCTTTCGTGCTCGGTCCCTCGCTGAGCCGATCAATCTCGCTGCCGACGGAGTTTTGTATATCGGGCTGACAATTCATGCAGAGAAACAAACCGAGGCTGCCGGTCCATTCGATAAACAAGGGCGGTCCGTTCGCCTCTCGTTTCGATCTGATCCGTCCACCATGGACGCCGGGATGATCTCTTTCGGCACGAATAATACAAAACGACCGATCATCGAGACTTCCGCAGGTCGTAGCTTCGTCGGTCGAACCAAAGTGTCGACTGCTACGAGTATGCGACTGATCGGAAAGGTGCTTACGCGCACGCAAGGCGAGGACGAACTCTCTCTGATCTTTTTAGACGAACAGGAGAACTACGAGATCGAACCGCCGATTTGGGACGTAACGACGCGCGGCGTGCAGTTGGCTGCTCGGCTGCAAGTCGTCTTCTTGTCGTCACACGGCCCAGCGGCGCGTGGCCTTGATGATCTTCGCATCGGTACAACCTGGTGGTCGGTTTCGCAGGAGGGTTCCTCGCCGTGA
- a CDS encoding sigma-70 family RNA polymerase sigma factor, with product MDSGPERHEAFLKLFTASDAALRAYVRVLVPTRDDAAEIMQEISLVLWRKFDEYQGHEDFRRWAFGVARFQVLAWRRDKARDRLVLSESAVESIAQQMTEDAAQLELQRSALETCIGKLQEEQRSLLRAAYAPGVKLDWLSKETGKTVQSLYKNLQRIRARLLDCVRRNAGAGDLR from the coding sequence ATGGATAGCGGTCCCGAGCGACATGAGGCCTTCCTGAAACTCTTTACGGCGAGTGACGCGGCGTTGCGCGCCTACGTGCGGGTGCTGGTTCCCACACGCGATGATGCAGCGGAGATCATGCAGGAAATCTCGCTCGTGCTCTGGCGCAAGTTCGACGAGTACCAGGGCCACGAGGACTTTCGGCGGTGGGCGTTCGGAGTTGCACGGTTCCAGGTGTTGGCGTGGCGTCGTGACAAAGCCCGTGATCGACTCGTACTTAGCGAAAGCGCCGTCGAATCGATCGCGCAGCAGATGACGGAAGACGCTGCTCAACTGGAACTGCAACGATCCGCGTTGGAGACGTGCATTGGCAAACTTCAGGAGGAGCAGCGCTCACTGTTGCGGGCCGCCTATGCGCCGGGTGTGAAGCTCGATTGGTTGTCGAAGGAGACGGGAAAGACAGTACAGTCGCTGTATAAGAATCTGCAGCGGATAAGAGCCCGCCTCCTGGATTGCGTGCGGCGCAATGCTGGCGCTGGAGATTTGCGATGA
- a CDS encoding AI-2E family transporter, translating into MSAEAKFPAANMPVTVLAWLGTLAALYFARDLLVPIVLSLLLALLLMPIVRRLRTWRVPDSVSAFVLVATIVVLFGIGVLTLASEAQRWVVDAPKILSRASQLVPTEIGPFKHLKAASKAMQDMTRSDDEAPPLQVEVASHDTMFAALGVSTHFIAAAIIVFVLTFFLLAFHSTLLNQAVESRDSYNDKRTIVQLLRNVEDGVSRYLLTITLINCGLGVVAGLMLWMLEIPNPVLWGVMVTMLNYVPHVGAFFCMGILFLVGAVTHESLAYGLTIAGMFAVLTSLESYFITPYVLSRSLQLSPLAIIIAILFWGWMWGIAGGLMAAPLLAVIKLTCDQFESLHGLAAVLTGETEKPHGPHY; encoded by the coding sequence ATGAGCGCTGAAGCGAAATTCCCAGCTGCAAACATGCCTGTGACAGTGCTTGCCTGGCTCGGAACCTTGGCAGCACTTTATTTCGCGCGCGATCTGTTGGTTCCGATCGTGCTTTCGTTGCTGCTTGCACTGCTCCTCATGCCAATTGTGCGAAGGCTTCGAACTTGGCGTGTGCCGGATTCCGTGTCGGCGTTTGTTCTGGTTGCAACGATCGTTGTTTTGTTCGGAATCGGAGTGCTTACTTTAGCCAGTGAAGCTCAACGCTGGGTGGTTGATGCGCCGAAAATACTCAGCCGCGCGAGCCAACTGGTGCCGACGGAGATCGGCCCGTTTAAGCACCTCAAAGCCGCATCCAAGGCCATGCAGGATATGACGCGATCGGATGACGAAGCACCACCACTACAAGTGGAAGTTGCTTCTCACGACACGATGTTTGCGGCGCTCGGCGTAAGTACTCATTTCATCGCGGCGGCGATCATCGTATTTGTTCTCACCTTTTTCTTGCTGGCGTTTCACTCAACATTGCTCAACCAAGCCGTGGAAAGCCGTGATTCCTACAACGACAAGCGGACGATTGTGCAGCTTTTGCGAAATGTGGAAGACGGGGTGTCGCGTTACTTACTTACGATCACCTTAATCAATTGTGGCCTGGGCGTTGTGGCAGGCCTGATGCTATGGATGTTGGAAATTCCAAATCCAGTTCTGTGGGGAGTTATGGTCACCATGTTGAATTACGTGCCGCATGTCGGTGCCTTCTTCTGCATGGGGATCTTGTTTCTGGTTGGCGCTGTCACACATGAATCATTAGCCTATGGATTGACGATTGCTGGCATGTTTGCGGTCCTGACATCACTTGAAAGTTACTTCATCACCCCTTACGTGCTCAGTCGATCGTTACAGTTGTCCCCGTTGGCGATCATCATCGCCATCTTATTCTGGGGCTGGATGTGGGGGATCGCGGGTGGCCTGATGGCCGCTCCCTTGCTCGCAGTCATCAAGCTCACTTGTGATCAGTTTGAATCGCTGCACGGATTGGCAGCCGTTCTTACCGGCGAGACAGAAAAACCTCACGGTCCTCATTACTAA
- a CDS encoding alpha/beta fold hydrolase: MPFSVLRVWGLGVLGWALLGLGVYLGYETYREFSRPVAIAVEPKSDLAIQSEINREVLRERQPLPQNWKKWAFLGGCAVCIAISVGGYLPIRFFLGKPMSKSAAELSTDSSFMVDRPDGSQLHVEIYGQTKGPTLLLTHGWSLDGTAWDYVKTDLARNHRLVVWELAGMGRSRGPTNHDFSLDKMARDLEAVLQATCAGSPVILVGHSIGGMVSQTFCRIYAKQLGSWVQGIVLLHTTYTNPLRTNLAATFTTAVESAVIVPLNYVTIYLAPVAWLSNWQSYFNGSLHVFTRFASFSGKQTREQVEHGARLAAEAWPAAVARGNLGMLKFNEEATLPQVEIPVLVIGGIQDRMTLHSASEHLQNLLPNDRPFSVDGGHLGHWEQSARVSEAIGEFATQLFTASPAVIRDSQVVAE; the protein is encoded by the coding sequence ATGCCATTTAGCGTCTTGCGGGTTTGGGGATTAGGCGTTCTCGGCTGGGCGCTGCTCGGCCTGGGCGTTTATTTAGGCTATGAGACCTATCGCGAATTCTCGCGGCCAGTGGCAATTGCTGTTGAGCCCAAGAGTGATCTCGCAATCCAGTCGGAAATAAACCGTGAGGTGCTTAGAGAGCGCCAACCGTTGCCGCAGAATTGGAAGAAGTGGGCATTTCTCGGCGGATGCGCTGTTTGCATTGCGATCTCAGTCGGCGGTTACTTGCCGATCCGCTTTTTCCTGGGTAAGCCGATGTCGAAATCGGCAGCTGAGTTATCGACGGATTCGTCGTTCATGGTTGATCGTCCTGACGGATCACAACTGCACGTCGAGATCTATGGACAAACCAAGGGGCCGACGCTGCTGCTGACCCACGGTTGGTCGCTCGACGGCACAGCCTGGGACTATGTGAAAACCGATCTAGCCAGAAACCACCGGTTAGTCGTGTGGGAACTCGCCGGCATGGGCAGGTCTCGCGGACCAACGAATCATGACTTCAGCCTGGACAAGATGGCGCGAGACCTAGAGGCGGTTCTTCAAGCAACCTGCGCGGGAAGTCCGGTAATACTTGTGGGTCATAGCATTGGTGGCATGGTTTCCCAGACGTTCTGTCGAATCTACGCTAAGCAACTCGGTAGTTGGGTACAGGGAATCGTGCTGTTGCACACCACCTACACCAACCCGTTGCGCACGAACTTGGCCGCCACGTTTACAACTGCGGTGGAGTCGGCGGTAATCGTCCCGCTGAATTACGTGACCATTTATCTCGCGCCAGTCGCTTGGCTGTCGAACTGGCAAAGCTATTTTAACGGCTCGCTCCATGTCTTCACTCGGTTTGCCAGCTTTTCCGGAAAACAGACTCGCGAGCAGGTTGAACATGGTGCCCGACTTGCGGCGGAGGCATGGCCCGCAGCGGTTGCACGGGGCAATCTTGGGATGCTGAAGTTCAATGAGGAAGCGACGTTGCCGCAGGTTGAAATTCCAGTCTTGGTTATCGGTGGCATTCAGGACCGCATGACACTTCATTCGGCCAGCGAACATCTGCAAAACCTGCTTCCCAATGATCGGCCCTTCTCCGTTGACGGCGGGCATCTGGGACACTGGGAACAATCTGCAAGAGTGAGCGAAGCAATCGGAGAGTTTGCGACGCAGTTGTTCACCGCTTCGCCAGCCGTGATTCGGGATTCGCAAGTAGTCGCCGAATAA
- a CDS encoding general stress protein yields the protein MASSTVTGAVIGVFEDQRQAQQAIAELRRAGYTEDQIGVVSQNREVANTDSGTKIGEGAATGLATGAGIGALWGLGILSNVLPGIGPAIFGGTLGVILSSAAAGAAAAGIGGALAGLGISDDDAKYYEGEFKSGRTIVTVHGGPPAGQAQSVLTQYGGYDRSTVRR from the coding sequence ATGGCTTCGTCAACAGTGACTGGCGCAGTAATCGGCGTTTTTGAAGATCAACGGCAGGCTCAGCAGGCGATCGCTGAATTGCGGCGGGCAGGTTACACCGAAGACCAGATCGGTGTTGTGTCGCAGAATCGTGAGGTCGCGAACACGGATTCCGGCACCAAGATTGGAGAAGGTGCCGCAACAGGGTTGGCCACAGGGGCTGGGATCGGCGCGCTGTGGGGACTGGGTATTTTGTCGAACGTGTTGCCAGGAATCGGCCCAGCGATCTTCGGTGGCACCCTCGGCGTGATCCTGTCGAGCGCCGCGGCGGGCGCAGCAGCGGCCGGGATTGGTGGCGCTCTGGCGGGTCTGGGAATTTCGGATGACGACGCTAAGTACTATGAAGGTGAGTTCAAATCGGGTCGCACGATCGTAACAGTGCATGGCGGTCCGCCCGCAGGTCAAGCTCAAAGCGTCCTGACCCAATACGGCGGCTACGACCGTTCAACCGTCCGGCGGTAG